GAAGAATAAtagaaacaataaaatgacatgTCACAGATTCTGTATTTTACATAtgctttgtctttgctgtgCATCTCTGATGGACAGTTTCACACAGTAAGGAGTGTGTTAACGTACCACAGGCAGCTCTGGGTCAAGGGTCTCAGAGAAGCAGTGCGTTGGGTCATAATGAGCCGTCCAGATCTGAACGCTACATCCGTGAGACTTCAGAGCGACAGCAGCATCGACCACCAGGCGCTCTGCTCCACCGATGCCAAGGTCTGGATGGAGGAACACCACCCGCACCATCCTGCACACGGGAATTAATAAAGTTCACCTtgaatctgaatcagaatatatttttttgaaaaaaaaaaaaagaaaagaaaaagactataATGTTTTGCTCAAGTGCATTGAGTGCAGATAAACTGATGAGCACAGAGTAACAGTATGCCGTGCAAATAATCGGCAAATTAGAAGAACGAGGTGTAATGTACACAGTATCTTAAACATTTATAAGACTGACAGCCTTAATGTTAAATACATACTATACTAACAACTGCCTCCAACAAATGGAGCCAGAGATGAAGTTGATGAATTATTACGTGTGGTTTTGAAACACAATTTAATTTATTGCTTATTCCCACGTCATGTCTTGACTGTTTAACATGAAGTGTAACGTTACCTATCCTACATCTACTGCCAACCACTCTGGCTGTCACAGTGTGCTCAAGTGCTCTGCCACCTACTACAAGGAAAAACCTCTAGCTGgcactgaaaacacatgtgAGACTTATGCGTTTGATTTAGAAAAGATAAGTGTCTTTAGTCTTAGCTAACTCACGGTGATAAGATTATAAATAGGAGCCCACACAGCTAATGAAATCATCGTCCGTTTTCCGACAGTTGTCTCTGTAACTGAACACCACAATTACTTCTAAGTACAATATAGCTATAATGCAGTTATATTTACCTGAAGCTGTGTGCTGACTACCTAATCCAAGTTTGGAAACATATGATAATACTTGTCTAGATGCCTATAGCGACGAGCAAAATTGTGATGAAACTGTATCGTTTGGACGCCATGTTGGCTCACACAAACCATTGTAATCAGGCGTATCGAGCTTCATTTTAGAACCATAATGGCGTCTGTTTCCTCAATGCATCGAAGGCGCTTCCCGTGAGACACGTCTCCCTCGGAGTTAAAGCGGTCCAATTATTTGCCTTTATATCAAAGTccacatacatatgtatattcAATATACTAAAtacattaatgttttttaaaatacttattAATACATTATGGCAAAAACGAGCTCCTATAATGATGTCTTATTTATTATCTCTTGTGGTGAAGGCGATCACCCGGTCAGGCTTCTATTCGGTCTCCTGTGCTGGTCTTGTGTTTTGCAGTCGTGTCCTTTTTAGACAAGCGTCAGCTTTGTGGGACCTCTTCTCAAGTTTTGACCAATTCATACGCCGACTGTCTGCTGTTCATTTGACGTGAATATCAGCTGCAAGAagggcacaggctttcagctCGCGTAAGGACAGATATAACAAAATGGTAAGATTCTCAGGCCAACTGAAACTGTTACTGCTGTTGAATCTAACCCGCTCTGCAGGACCTATTTAACATGAAACTGTAGCTAGCGTTTTGCTAGCTGATTTGGCTAACGTCAGCTCATCATTTGTGGACGTGGCTGTTCTTCAGCAAGTCACAGAGtccaaaacacatattttaagCTGGGCCAGCAGCAGATCCATAAATTATATTTGCCTGTGAACTCGTTTGGTTGAGACTGCGTGTTACCACTAGCGTTAGAAGTTGAAATAATGAATTGTGAAAATCAGTGGAAAGGGCTTTGCCACCAGTCTCTTACATAAACACACGCTATACTAAAATGTAAGCTAACTAATAAAGATTTGTgttatttgatgtattttatgtatatctaatatatatattaagCACTGTATCTGGTTGTTAAAGGTTAGTTTTAACcatgtgtgagagtgagagactGAGATTAAACAGACGTTCAGAAAGAGTAAAATCTAGTTGAATCTTGTGTATGTTTCTTAATTCTGATGTTTTCCCTCAGCCTGGACCAGCAGCAAGTGCAACCAATGTTGGGGCCTCGAGCCGTTCCCCCAGCAAGACGGTGGCCCCCCGTGCAGCAGGCTCCACAGTCAGACAGAGGTACACGACTAAGAAACTTTTATCTCTACAGTTTATTCAGCCAGCAGATTGGTACACTTCCCatacacatacgcacacagaTCAGTTGCAAATTAAAGGAACTacctgaatcagaatcagagtaCTTTgttgatccctgggggaaattgggtttTAAGTGTGCAGTAACATATGGATGGTACTGTTTGAATATGGAAATGATGTGAATCATTTGCTACGGTGATCTAGATTTCAATCCTGCTGAAATGAGAAATTTTTGGTCTGACTTGTTAGCAAGTGGCAGCCATCAAAACATGTTAATCGCTCCAGTTAATCGCTCCAGTAGAGTTCAGAGACTTCATGACAAGAAGCCTTGAAGTTGTTGGGGCAAGTCGTGGACTTTACTGCATACTAAGACACTTTTTGATACACTTTATGTtcaattttactttaatttgtcaCACATCTGCACATTGACCACCACTGTTAAAGGGTAGCCATTGAAGACCTACCTTATGCGGTCACCTGGGCCTGCACACCATCtctataattattttttcacataCTCCCAGCCTGCCCCCGCCTGCTCATGTCATCTTACTGTAAAGAGTGAGTGATGATATTCAGAtagccattttgtgtgtgttttgtgtgcccTTCGTAGATTAGAGCACCAGATCGATGTTGTGCTGTGGGCTTAATCAGTGTGTAATCAGAGGCTCACGCTTACCTCTCTCATTATTACCCATTACTATCACCCTCTTCATTACCTCATTAACCTCCATTTAATCTCATCACATGAGTGAAGCAGCCATGAATCATTCCACTCTTTCATCACCAACTGCTGTAGTTAGTTAGATTCTGAAGACAAGGTATAATTTGGTTTTTGATCGAAGTGTTGGTGGTTTGAAGCAACTGATGGATGAGTAGAAGCCAGTTAAAAAGTTAGTGTGTGACACTCTGTAACATGAAATTAGTTGTCATGAAATGTAAATCCCTTGATAATGAGAGATGTTGACTCTCTCAGACACTAGGTACTGTAGATATAATCTTCacttgtgctgtgtttgtgtccctaAGGAAAGCCACCAGCAGCGGTACACGCAGTGGTGGTAGGACCACAGGATCGGCAGGCACTGGTGGCATGTGGCGCTTCTACACAGAAGATTCACCCGGCCTCAAAGTGTAAGTGCAGTTTATAAGATCATTAATCTGCCTTCCGCCCGCCATATATACACATCAGAGCATAAGAACATATACACTTGCAAACAAATTTAacctttgacatttttttctttcatcaacTAACAAACTAATACTCAGGATTTCCGATGCTTCTGCCTTGcttaatgttattaatgttcATCAGGTAGAATCAGAGGGGTGTTTAATGGTAGGAAATTGGCAGACGTGCCTTTGGGGTAAAACAAATCATCTCTGAGTGGTGGACtagcctcagtgtgtgtgtgtgcgtatatatatatatatatatatatatatatacacacacacacacacacacacacacacagacacacaaaattaTGTGGTTCAGGAAAGCATATGTTTAGAAAACTTTCAACTTCCTAAACTTGTATACTGCTGCATGCTTGCCCCGAATATTAGACAAGAGGTCCTGTCTCCTGGCCATAGTTGGCTGTGGTTGATCGATGGTGCTGTGGTGGTTATTGAGTGTTTCTCTCCAGCAGTCGAAGGAGGCCAGACTCGCCATACAGTGTTGTATatcgagtgtgtgtttgttcctgcGTTAGACGCTGGCCTCAAAGCTTCATTAAAGGATCCACTCTGAAAGGTCAACTCAATTACAGCCTCCTgacagggggaggaggggccCGCTGAAGAGATGGTTGCCATGACAATGCTGCTACTTAGTGATgcacccctccaccccacccccccactgAGTCCCTCCTTCAGCAATGAGAGCCCCTCCTTGTTTCCGAAGCTCATCAATAAAATCAGCCACTCCACTGAGACTCTCGCTCTGGTTGGGGTTACAGCAAATGATGGGAtttttgtctgtgcatgtgtgtgtgtgtttgtgtgttaatcagtttgtctttgttgtgacaGCGGCCCGGTGCCAGTGCTGGTGATGAGCCTACTCTTCATTGCTTCAGTGTTCATGTTGCACATCTGGGGGAAGTACACCCGCTCTTAAAACCCCACCtgatgacctctgaccctgcGCCTCGGCTTCTTAACACATTGGACCTGGAccaaacaacaaatgaacaacaacCTTATTCCCCTAGTTCCCTTCTTCACTCTcagaacatcacacacaaacacacaaaactggaTTTTTATCTTCATCTGCAATGGCGTTGGTACCCACCTTGTTGCTTTTGCTAATCTTGAAGATCTGACGGGGTGAACAGGAGGAAGCCATGCTAACACACACCTCACATGtgagatctgtgtgtgtatgtgtgtgtgtggtcctcACTCCAACAGCAGCATGTTCCTGCCACTGTTGCATGAAGGTTTAGTGATCAAGGACATTGTTGTTTTCAGGCCCCAGCAAACATTTCCTCTTGTCGCCTGaatttttttcgtttttttttttgataacaGCATTTGTACAAATGTGATTGTAATATTGTacaataaaaaagtaaaactatctctgtgtgtgcaggaatcatttaatttaacatctgAAGTAATCACCCTTGCCCATTTGTTTAATGAGAAAAGAtgtttctgtatatttttagTGATAAATCAGACTGTTCTCACTTTGAACCTTCTGTAATCACAGCCAGAATATcaaaaggtttgttttgtgaaaaagtatttacaaacctttgttttaacaaaaaatgCATATTAGATGATTGCTTTCAAATGTTTATAATTACTGGCCCTGTTTTAAACAAATTCTTAAAAGTTATTTGACTGTGGTTTTTGTCACATCATCCTATGGGTCTGCATGTGACAGGATTACACATCACACACCTACTGTACAGCATCTTATATGAGCAGAAAAGCCCAGACTTGTCTACATGTATGTGCATCAGtagctttaaatttaaaatttgaacaGATGAAAGCGTTAACCTTTCAATATACTTACCCCTATAGAGGTTCAGAGGCATCAGAGCCCAACATGGCTGCCCCAGGGTTTGTTATCACCACCCGTACTGAAGCTTTGTTCTGCCGCTCTGTAATTGCAGAAGGGCAAAATGAGTTTTTGAAAAATAGCAAGTTAAGCTTCCAAGGTGTCAGAGAAACACCAGAGGGGATACAAAATAAATTGTATGACTATGTCTGATTAACTAAATAGTGAATGTAACATGTTAACAAACAGCTGATGTTTTAGAAGAACCATATATTTGAATATATCAAATGCACAATAGTTTTTTGTTCACATCATTCTCTAAAACACATGGCTTGCAGTTGTACTGGTGTTAATCTAAGGTATACCATATGCATGTGTGGACAGGTTTCCTGTATTATCCCTGTAAGACCCCTCTGGTTCCTTATctgactattttttttcccagatgtTATTCTGTCTTTTCCCATGGGGGGCGCTGCAGACTATTTCCTGAATATCATTGGCTCAGAGGATGTCAGGTTCTAACTCTGTCTTCACCCAGGCGTGAACACATGTTCCGTGTGGTGACTTTTTAAATCTAATCAAATCATTACAAAACTGTGTAACATAACGTGTTTGTATAACCACACTCAGACACCACAGTGTAATCATCCAGTCTGCTTGGTAATCAAGTGTTTCACAAGGAGACTTTTTGATGTTGATTCTTTTTAGACAAACGTTTCTGCTGCTGATTTGAGTGGAATTAAAGTAAATGTTGAGAAGCACCTTCAGATCAAATTTTTCCATATTCAGTTAAACAGTGTGGGACTGTTTTTAGGACATGATGTTCAGCATTAGGATCGCTGCTATGACCTGCTGGCTGGATGTTTTCTATAGAAGTAGTTCTGACCCAAACTGCATCAGGTTATCTATGTTGAATATGAAACCACCAGCTGGCATGGCTTgggcttctgtgtgtgtgtgtgtgtgtgtcttgtgttaAACGTAGCGTTTGGATCCTGTTCATTAATTCATTGTGTTGCTATGGCTCTGCTTTCCCACAGGCTTCCAGTGTTTCGTGGTAAACTCAGGCACTCCTGCCAcatcactctctccctctcgtccctgtcccacacacacacacacacacacacacacacacacacacacacttgcgcACACCAAGATACGCTCACAAACTCCACAGCCCAATTCATGGTGGCACAACACGGCAGCGAGCCAGAATAATTCAACATAACAATTAAATATGAAAGAGCTGTGGTGAAGCCGTCCCTCGATGTTCAGGAGTGAAACAGGCCCAGGCAGCATGTGGAGCGCTGCgactctcctctctgctgcaacCTGTAGTTCCAAACTCCTCCTGACACCGTCCATATACAGTAAGTCAACTCAGTGTTTCATCAAGGGGTGGAAATTAGGCCCTCAgtttggacagacagacaaatcaGTAATGCTCCTAAATTGCTCAAAATCTAAGCActaaaatgttttctatttggatttttactctgtgtttgtgcttgttggTTTTAAgatatgtgaaaatatttctgttgcaTGAGAGCTCTCATTTGACAAATCTTCCCTGGATAGTATAAACGTCAACGTAAAACTGCTGGTTTTCTGGTCCTAAAGATTTAATCTTGAGAAGTTGGTATTAATCATTCAGTCAGAGTTCACATGCAActttcttattctttctttgATGTGCCTTGTTAAAACTGGCGCATTTTTCCCTGAACTCTTCACACAGTGTAATGTGGAGAGGAGGCAAGACCTCCAGTTCATCTGTATCCTCACTAAGTAACATCAAAAGGTCTATAGTATTTAATAACCATTTGTAGTATAAATAAGATATAGAAAAATTAACAAGAGGGCAATTTTATGCCTGGTCTATGTTAACAGCTCATAAATAAGACTGCTTCTCTATCTTTAAACTGGAATTTACAACCAAGTgagtttttccctctgcagaTGAGATTATTAGATAAGAGGTGTCTGgatccattttcatttccacCACATCAAGAGAGACGATAAGTCACCAGACGACAAGCGAAACTTATATCTCTCCATTCTACTTTAATCATCCCGAACATCCACATGTGAGACTAAGTTTGTCttttggaaagagagagaggagtgagagacggggaggagaaagaaaagaagagaagctTTCTTTAGtgcacttcctctctgtgtcttttcacCAGAAACCCATATCCTGTGAAGAAACCACATGCTTTTACAAGGGATGGTCCCTTACATAGAGAGAGGTGTGCATGcagatgtgcacacacgcacgcacacatacacacacatgcttgagGAGACTTGTAAATAGGTCACATGTATTTTCTGTTCTACATAACACATGCTTATCTGTGGTTTCtcatgaagaaaagaagaaactgttTAAGCcaggttctctctctctctctctctctctctctctctctctcaccccacCCTCACTCACTCGTCCATCACACTCATGTTTATGCCCGGAGATGTTCCACCCTGCAGGTAAATATCAGGATATCAGGTGCACTGGAGGCCTTATGGTTTGAAACTCTACTTTCCTTTCAAAGACTGTAGAATATTCCTTCTTCAGATGAGTGTGAGTGCccagtcatgcacacacatatgtcaagtgtgtgtgtgtgtatttttgaacaGATCACATGGTTGGTAAAGCATGGAATGAATTGACAGGCAGGCTGAATCGATCCACGCTCACTGACCAAGTGAATCCTGAGGGATGTCCCAAAAAGTGAAAGTTGGTTAAGGGGATACAGGGACACGTGTGACAGGAtctacactgaaatgaaagccGTACAAAAACCCATCAGCAAACTAATCtcatttacaaacatttaacaatATAGGGTATTGTTAAACAAATCCACCCTACAACAGATGATACAATATAGGGTTGATTATGCAAGTGGATTATACATATTCAGCTCTGTTGCTTGAGTAAAATAGTAATataacaaaaaagcaaaattttaagtaaattaaaaaataatacagaaaaataattcataCATAATTCATAAAAAATGTACTGTCATACATACTTCCGAAATGGTCCCTTTCAAAGTATTAATGTGTACAAAGTACTTAAGCTGTTTTCCCCACACGACTGCTGGAACCGTAACCACCTCACCCTGCAGCAGGCAGTGGTGGATCTCGCCTTTGTTGCCTGAATGGTCCAGACAACTTGGACAGACACTAAAGCCCACCTGAGCCTGTCTCTCTCAGGAACGAGACCCAAAGAGACAGGTGGGCCATGTGCCTGTTGTCCCTGGCCTCCTGAGACAGAGCTCCCCAACATCTGGGAAGTGTCCACCAACATCAGAGTTATTTCTGCACACTGGGGTGATGATTTACAGTCTGGAGTTACCAGAATGTCTGATAACTGCTCAAGTCTCTCCAACAGAAGAGGGATGAGCTagaaaaaagctgaaaagtgTAAAACAGCTTTCTTGGCCGTGGTGTCCCCAAGAGAAGGTTGTCCTGAGGCACTAGGGAGTTAATGTTGTGTCAGTTGGCCATCAGATCCACCTCTGCATTCCCCAGTTGGGCCCGGAGCTACTCCACCACTCATCTGGTAGGGCCTTCCCCTGAGCATGAGGTTTGCATCCTTGTTCTCCAGACCCAGGACGTAGACAGCCCTCAGAGACAACTGGGGCTCAGCGGCCCACAGTCACACATTCTCTTCAAGAGAAAAAAGATAATTGGTGGCTTCAGGGTCTTATATACAGCAGTGCTCCCGCATATTCGGGCTGTCCACCGTGATTGGCGGGGTGTGTTTATGCAAATTTCAGTGGGCGAATATGTGATTATGAAGGGGGGCAGCATTACCCACAGAGTCCAGTAGGGGGCGCAGCCTGTGTGAGCTAGAACAGTGAAATTCAAGAAAGATGAAGAGTGGCTTTTCTTAACAACTCTTTTTAACAATAATTTTCTTAATACATTTTCTACCATCGTTTGCAATACTGATTCATAGCTAATTTCCATATTAATGaacagtatgttttattttcttttattgtgaagttgtGAAGTTATTGTTAATTTTCTTCACTACTATTATTGTCATTAGCAATAGTAGTAGCAGCATTAGTAGCAGAAGTAGTATGGTTTATACCAGTACCACACAATATCATACCACAGtaatcaatcagaatcagaatttctttatttatccccgaggggaaattcttaaaGAAATGTGCGTAGTTTTATTGTTCCATCTTaaagtgtatgtgcatgtttaaacctttaacattttctgtgaatgtgTGGTCCTGTTGGTCCAGACGCTGTGGTCATGAGACCAGTGATTAGTCAGTAGCATAGCAGACAATTGAACACATTGGAACACTCTGTTAATGGCCAGCGATCAGTAGCACAGCTGGTCTGCTGAGAGGTGAGAGCTTGTTCACTGTAAAATAATCTGACTCCATATTCTGCCATCCAGACCACATGGTCCATGCCATATAACTGTCTCTGGGTCAGGAGGATCGGAGGGACAcacagcgagtgtgtgtgccaGCCGGAGGCTCCCTGATCTTTCTGGACTTGGACCCTCCTTCAGTCAGAAATAAGAGAGTGAGAGTCGCTGCCAAGGCTGAGGCTGCATCTATCAGTGCCtcagctctctttctgtctctaatCTTCTATGTGACACCCACTCACCTCGTGCTTCATGCATGAAAGATGAACAGTGTGGAGCCCATTCACTCTGCAGAGAGGTGTAACTGTTATAGGAAAGAGAAGACATGACAGCTACTTACACTTGTGTTGAGCTCTAGTGCATTTGCTTATTGCataaagagccagatatttttctcaggagctGGTAGAGAGCAAAAATAGAACTCAGTGAGATTTAGAAACAAACGTTTCATGAAATACTACTGTTACTCTGCGTTTGATGGATATCTAAATAAGGCAACTGTTCGCTA
This sequence is a window from Scatophagus argus isolate fScaArg1 chromosome 9, fScaArg1.pri, whole genome shotgun sequence. Protein-coding genes within it:
- the sec61b gene encoding protein transport protein Sec61 subunit beta; amino-acid sequence: MPGPAASATNVGASSRSPSKTVAPRAAGSTVRQRKATSSGTRSGGRTTGSAGTGGMWRFYTEDSPGLKVGPVPVLVMSLLFIASVFMLHIWGKYTRS